A single window of Microbispora hainanensis DNA harbors:
- the pheS gene encoding phenylalanine--tRNA ligase subunit alpha translates to MSNTYDPVEVTPLHADEVARAQADALAAIAAARDLDDLKQARLAHAGDRSPIALANREIGALPPAARAEAGKRIGAARKAIGEALAARQAELEAERDARVLIEETVDVTLPWDRAPRGARHPLTTLQERIADAFVAMGYEVAEGPELEGEWFNFDALNIAPDHPARSDHDTFFVESVDSGKVLRTQTSPVQIRALLSRPLPVYVVSPGKTFRTDELDATHTPVFHQVEGLAVDKGLTMAHLKGTLDRFAEVMFGAGITTRFRPHYFPFTEPSAELDLRCFVCRGSSAVPGNPPCRTCKSEGWIEWGGCGMVNPRVLLACGVDPAVYSGFAFGMGVERTLMFRHNAEDMRDMVEGDIRFTLPFGMEV, encoded by the coding sequence TTGTCGAACACCTATGACCCGGTCGAGGTGACGCCGCTGCACGCCGACGAGGTCGCGCGGGCACAGGCCGACGCTCTCGCCGCGATCGCCGCGGCGCGCGACCTCGACGATCTGAAGCAGGCAAGGCTCGCGCACGCGGGCGACCGCTCGCCCATCGCGCTGGCGAACCGTGAGATCGGCGCACTGCCACCCGCCGCGCGCGCCGAGGCGGGCAAGCGGATCGGCGCCGCGCGCAAGGCGATCGGCGAGGCGCTCGCCGCCCGCCAGGCCGAGCTGGAGGCCGAGCGGGACGCGCGGGTCCTCATCGAGGAGACCGTCGACGTCACGCTGCCCTGGGACCGCGCGCCGCGCGGCGCCCGGCACCCGCTGACCACGCTGCAGGAGCGCATCGCCGACGCGTTCGTGGCGATGGGCTACGAGGTGGCGGAGGGCCCCGAGCTCGAAGGCGAGTGGTTCAACTTCGACGCGCTGAACATCGCCCCCGATCACCCGGCCAGGTCCGACCACGACACGTTCTTCGTGGAGAGCGTCGACTCCGGCAAGGTGCTGCGCACGCAGACCTCGCCGGTGCAGATCAGGGCGCTGCTGTCGCGCCCGCTGCCCGTCTACGTGGTGTCGCCGGGCAAGACCTTCCGCACCGACGAGCTGGACGCCACACACACGCCGGTCTTCCACCAGGTCGAGGGCCTGGCGGTCGACAAGGGGCTGACGATGGCCCACCTGAAGGGCACGCTCGACCGGTTCGCCGAGGTGATGTTCGGCGCGGGGATCACCACCCGGTTCCGGCCGCACTACTTCCCCTTCACCGAGCCGTCGGCCGAGCTCGACCTGCGCTGCTTCGTCTGCCGCGGCTCCTCGGCGGTGCCGGGCAACCCGCCCTGCCGCACCTGCAAGTCGGAGGGCTGGATCGAGTGGGGCGGCTGCGGCATGGTCAACCCGCGCGTGCTGCTGGCCTGCGGCGTCGACCCCGCCGTCTATTCGGGATTCGCCTTCGGCATGGGCGTGGAGCGGACGCTGATGTTCCGCCACAACGCCGAGGACATGCGCGACATGGTCGAGGGCGACATCCGGTTCACCCTGCCGTTCGGGATGGAGGTCTGA
- a CDS encoding phenylalanine--tRNA ligase subunit beta — translation MKVPLSWLREYVDLPAVTAQEVADQLTAAGLKLEAIHSHGHEIKNVVVGRVLEIEELTGFKKPIRHCKVEVGEATPREIVCGATNFSVGAVVPVALPGAVLPGGFEIGSRKTYGRLSDGMICSEAELGIAESSPGILLLPDDTPIGADVVELLGLRDDVLELEVATDRGYALSIRGVAREAAIAFGVPFRDPAATEAESGGGESWPAEIADPSACDRFVLRSVTGFDPAAESPLWMRVRLARAGMRSVSLAVDITNYVMLELGQPLHAFDRSRLSGPIVVRRARPGETLETLDHVVRTLHEEDILITDDSGPISMAGTMGGLHTEISDTSTDIVIEAAHFSATGIARESRRHNLVSEASKRFERGVDRELPLAASWRAVQLLVELGGAVADPGVTHTQVDVSPVRITIPADHPSRVAGVTYERETVIRRLEQIGCTVTEGAVSAGPAGHGVAATGVLASGDLAGRLAVPGDDLITVTPPTWRPDLTDPNDLAEEVIRLEGYDRIPSVLPPAPAGGGLTEEQRLRRRVGRALAHAGYVEVLAYPFMGPRDLDNLLLPEDDPRRRATRLVNPLSEDEPFMRTTLLPGLLKTLVRNVGRGHADVALFESGLVYRPEPQAPATAPVLPVDRRPTEEELAAIETALPRQPLRVAVVLAGEFERSGWWGEGRQASWADAVEAARTVARAAGVELGVRADQHEPWHPGRCAALTVTDAETGETVLVGHAGELHPRVVEAYGLPPRTCAMEIELSLLTPAGPVQTPAVSAYPVATQDVALTVAVSTPVAEVEAALREGAGELLESIRLFDVYTGPQVGEGNKSLAYTLRFRAPDRTLTAEETTAARDAAVALAAERTGAQLRGA, via the coding sequence ATGAAGGTCCCGCTTTCATGGCTGCGGGAGTACGTCGATCTCCCCGCGGTCACCGCCCAGGAGGTGGCCGACCAGCTCACCGCCGCCGGCCTCAAGCTGGAGGCCATCCACTCGCACGGCCACGAGATCAAGAACGTCGTGGTCGGCCGGGTCCTCGAGATCGAGGAGCTGACCGGGTTCAAGAAGCCCATCCGGCACTGCAAGGTCGAGGTCGGGGAGGCGACGCCGCGCGAGATCGTCTGCGGCGCGACGAACTTCTCCGTGGGCGCCGTGGTCCCGGTCGCGCTGCCCGGCGCGGTGCTCCCCGGCGGCTTCGAGATCGGCTCCCGCAAGACCTACGGGCGGCTGTCCGACGGCATGATCTGCTCCGAGGCCGAGCTCGGCATCGCCGAGTCGTCCCCGGGCATCCTGCTGCTGCCGGATGACACCCCGATCGGCGCCGACGTGGTCGAGCTGCTCGGCCTGCGTGACGACGTGCTCGAACTGGAGGTCGCCACCGACCGCGGCTACGCCCTGTCGATCCGCGGCGTCGCCCGCGAGGCGGCCATCGCGTTCGGCGTGCCGTTCCGCGACCCGGCCGCGACCGAGGCGGAGTCCGGCGGCGGCGAGTCGTGGCCCGCGGAGATCGCCGACCCTTCCGCCTGCGACCGCTTCGTGCTGCGCTCGGTCACCGGCTTCGACCCGGCCGCCGAGTCGCCGCTGTGGATGCGGGTGCGGCTGGCCCGCGCCGGCATGCGCTCGGTCTCGCTGGCCGTCGACATCACCAACTACGTGATGCTGGAGCTCGGCCAGCCCCTGCACGCCTTCGACCGGTCGCGCCTGTCCGGCCCGATCGTCGTACGGCGGGCCCGGCCGGGGGAGACGCTGGAGACGCTCGACCACGTGGTGCGGACGCTCCACGAGGAGGACATCCTCATCACCGACGACTCGGGCCCGATCTCCATGGCCGGCACGATGGGCGGCCTGCACACGGAGATCTCCGACACCTCGACCGACATCGTCATCGAGGCGGCGCACTTCTCGGCCACCGGCATCGCCCGCGAGTCGCGGCGGCACAACCTGGTTAGCGAGGCGTCCAAGCGGTTCGAGCGCGGCGTCGACCGCGAGCTGCCCCTCGCCGCGTCGTGGCGTGCCGTGCAGCTCCTGGTCGAGCTCGGCGGTGCCGTCGCCGACCCCGGAGTGACCCACACCCAGGTCGACGTCTCGCCGGTGCGGATCACCATCCCGGCCGATCACCCGAGCCGTGTGGCGGGTGTGACGTACGAGCGGGAGACCGTGATCCGCAGGCTGGAGCAGATCGGCTGCACGGTGACGGAGGGCGCCGTCTCCGCAGGCCCGGCCGGGCACGGCGTCGCGGCCACCGGCGTGCTCGCCTCCGGCGACCTCGCCGGCCGGCTGGCCGTCCCCGGCGACGACCTGATCACGGTCACGCCGCCGACGTGGCGCCCCGACCTGACCGATCCGAACGACCTCGCCGAGGAGGTCATCCGGCTTGAGGGGTACGACCGCATCCCGTCGGTCCTGCCCCCCGCCCCGGCCGGGGGCGGGCTGACCGAGGAGCAGCGGCTGCGCCGCCGGGTGGGCCGCGCCCTGGCCCACGCGGGATACGTGGAGGTGCTCGCCTACCCGTTCATGGGGCCGCGCGACCTCGACAACCTCCTGCTGCCCGAGGACGACCCCCGCAGGCGGGCGACCCGGCTGGTCAACCCGCTCAGCGAGGACGAGCCGTTCATGCGGACCACGCTGCTGCCGGGCCTGCTGAAGACCCTGGTGCGCAACGTGGGCCGCGGCCACGCCGACGTGGCGCTGTTCGAGTCCGGGCTGGTCTACCGGCCCGAGCCGCAGGCGCCCGCGACGGCCCCGGTGCTCCCGGTCGACCGCAGGCCCACGGAGGAGGAGCTGGCGGCGATCGAGACGGCGCTGCCGAGGCAGCCGCTGCGGGTGGCCGTGGTGCTGGCCGGGGAGTTCGAGCGCTCCGGCTGGTGGGGCGAGGGCCGGCAGGCGTCCTGGGCGGACGCCGTCGAGGCGGCCCGCACGGTCGCGCGGGCGGCGGGCGTGGAGCTCGGCGTCCGGGCCGACCAGCACGAGCCGTGGCATCCCGGGCGGTGCGCCGCGCTGACCGTCACCGACGCCGAGACCGGTGAGACGGTGCTGGTGGGTCACGCAGGCGAGCTGCACCCGCGGGTCGTCGAGGCGTACGGGCTGCCGCCGCGCACCTGCGCGATGGAGATTGAGCTGTCGCTGCTGACCCCCGCCGGGCCGGTGCAGACGCCCGCCGTGTCCGCCTATCCGGTGGCGACGCAGGACGTCGCGCTGACCGTCGCCGTCTCCACCCCGGTCGCCGAGGTCGAGGCCGCTCTCCGGGAGGGGGCGGGCGAGCTGCTGGAGTCGATCAGGCTGTTCGACGTCTACACGGGCCCGCAGGTGGGCGAGGGCAACAAGTCCCTGGCCTACACGCTGCGGTTCCGGGCGCCCGACCGCACGCTCACGGCCGAGGAGACCACGGCCGCGCGTGACGCCGCCGTCGCCCTCGCCGCCGAGCGCACCGGAGCCCAGCTCCGCGGCGCCTGA
- a CDS encoding penicillin acylase family protein yields the protein MHARLRRAITAAAALALVAVGLPAAPAAAAPYYPPDDYCLGQCTDVLPPGQNGNATLVDILGNQLLGTYPAHSKDQLGKYSGLLSGYTGLTDEQITAFFNDSSFGVPANQVESTVSPRSGVTIVRDKATGVPHITGTTREGTMFGAGYAGAQDRLWLMDLMRHVGRGELTPFAGGAAGNRELEQSVWRNSPYTEADLQAQVDRLKTAGTRGAQLYSDVQNYVAGINSYIDHCMANRDCPGEYVLTGHLDAITNKGGPEDFRMTDLIAISGVIGGLFGGGGGAEMQSALVRVAARAKYGAAQGDQVWAAFRSQNDPETVLTLHGDQSFPFGAAPAGATGVVLPDAGTTTPVDITANETGTARTATTQVKSALTGLTVDNSKPEMSNAIVVSAAKATGGHPIAVFGPQTGYFAPQLLMLEELSGPGIRARGAAFAGLNLYVLLGRGTDYAWSATSAAEDITDTYAVTLCDPDGGTPAVSSDHYLYHGVCTPMETLKKTNSWKPNTADSTAAGSYDLVIKRTKYGLVTWRGTVGGVPTAFTTLRSTYQHEADSAIGFQMFNDPAEMGSAAAFANSASTIGFAFNWFYVNSTDAAYFMSGNVPVRSPESDPNLPMTADAAHEWSGFDPAANTASYLPPSAHPQAVNQDYFVSWNNKQAKDFGAADGNFSFGAVHRADLLDAPVKAALSSGTLDRAGVVKIMASAATTDLRGWKVLPALLRVINSASVSDPALASAVSKLSAWAGAGARREETSTGSKKYAHADAIRIFDAWWPKLVRAQFRPGLGDGLYQALVNALQINESPSGHQQGDVSSLPGSANEAQPHKGSSFQYGWWGYVDKDIRAVLGDPVAAPLPAKYCGATVAACRTVLLDSLAAALAEPAATTYPGDDSCSAGDQWCADAVRQSPLGGVKHSLISWQNRPTYQQVVSFPAHRGDDVTDLALGRTASASSTQDSYTPAKAVDGDPASRWASGWSDNQYIQVDLGSLKSVGRVILRWETAYGSSYRIQASADGSTWTTVAQTTTGDGGVDNVAFAPTGARYVRMQGVKRGTGYGYSLYSFEVYGR from the coding sequence ATGCACGCGCGCCTTCGACGGGCGATCACCGCTGCCGCCGCGCTGGCCCTCGTCGCCGTCGGCCTGCCGGCGGCGCCGGCCGCCGCGGCCCCCTACTACCCGCCCGACGACTACTGCCTCGGCCAGTGCACTGACGTCCTGCCGCCCGGCCAGAACGGCAACGCCACCCTCGTGGACATCCTGGGCAACCAGCTCCTCGGCACCTATCCGGCCCACAGCAAGGACCAGCTCGGCAAATACTCCGGCCTGCTCTCGGGCTACACCGGCCTGACCGACGAGCAGATCACCGCGTTCTTCAACGACAGCTCGTTCGGCGTGCCGGCGAACCAGGTCGAGAGCACGGTGAGCCCGCGCTCGGGCGTCACCATCGTGCGCGACAAGGCGACCGGCGTCCCCCACATCACCGGCACCACCCGCGAGGGCACGATGTTCGGCGCGGGCTACGCCGGCGCGCAGGACCGGCTGTGGCTGATGGACCTCATGCGCCACGTCGGCCGGGGCGAGCTGACGCCGTTCGCCGGCGGGGCCGCGGGCAACAGGGAGCTGGAGCAGAGCGTCTGGCGCAACTCCCCCTACACGGAGGCCGACCTCCAGGCCCAGGTCGACCGGCTGAAGACGGCCGGCACCCGGGGCGCCCAGCTCTATTCGGACGTGCAGAACTACGTCGCCGGGATCAACTCGTACATCGACCACTGCATGGCCAACCGCGACTGCCCGGGTGAGTACGTGCTCACCGGCCACCTCGACGCGATCACGAACAAGGGCGGCCCGGAGGACTTCCGGATGACCGACCTGATCGCGATCTCCGGCGTGATCGGCGGTCTGTTCGGCGGGGGCGGCGGCGCCGAGATGCAGTCGGCCCTCGTACGCGTGGCCGCACGGGCGAAGTACGGCGCCGCCCAGGGCGACCAGGTGTGGGCGGCGTTCCGCTCGCAGAACGACCCGGAGACCGTGCTGACCCTGCACGGCGACCAGAGCTTCCCCTTCGGCGCGGCACCGGCCGGCGCGACCGGAGTGGTGCTGCCCGACGCGGGCACGACCACGCCGGTCGACATCACGGCCAACGAGACCGGCACCGCGAGGACCGCCACCACGCAGGTCAAGAGCGCGCTGACCGGGCTCACCGTGGACAACTCCAAGCCGGAGATGTCCAACGCCATCGTGGTCTCGGCCGCGAAGGCGACCGGCGGACACCCGATCGCCGTGTTCGGCCCGCAGACCGGCTACTTCGCGCCGCAACTGCTCATGCTGGAGGAGCTGTCCGGGCCCGGCATCAGGGCGCGCGGCGCGGCCTTCGCCGGGCTCAACCTCTACGTGCTGCTCGGACGCGGCACCGACTACGCCTGGAGCGCCACCTCGGCCGCCGAGGACATCACCGACACCTACGCCGTGACGCTGTGCGACCCGGACGGCGGCACGCCCGCGGTCTCCAGCGACCACTACCTCTACCACGGCGTCTGCACGCCCATGGAGACGCTGAAGAAGACCAACTCCTGGAAGCCCAACACGGCCGACTCCACCGCCGCCGGGTCGTACGATCTGGTCATCAAGCGCACCAAATATGGCCTGGTCACCTGGCGGGGCACGGTCGGCGGCGTGCCGACGGCGTTCACCACGCTGCGCTCGACCTACCAGCACGAGGCGGACTCGGCGATCGGCTTCCAGATGTTCAACGACCCGGCGGAGATGGGCTCGGCGGCGGCCTTCGCCAACTCGGCCTCCACCATCGGCTTCGCGTTCAACTGGTTCTACGTGAACTCCACCGACGCGGCGTACTTCATGTCCGGCAACGTCCCTGTGCGGTCGCCGGAGTCCGACCCGAACCTGCCCATGACGGCCGACGCCGCGCACGAGTGGAGCGGCTTCGACCCGGCGGCCAACACCGCGTCCTATCTCCCGCCCTCGGCGCATCCGCAGGCGGTCAACCAGGACTACTTCGTGAGCTGGAACAACAAGCAGGCCAAGGACTTCGGCGCGGCCGACGGCAACTTCAGCTTCGGGGCGGTCCACCGGGCCGACCTGCTCGACGCGCCGGTCAAGGCGGCCCTGTCCTCGGGCACCCTCGACCGCGCCGGAGTCGTGAAGATCATGGCGTCGGCGGCGACGACCGACCTGCGCGGATGGAAGGTGCTGCCCGCGCTGCTCCGCGTGATCAACAGCGCGTCCGTCTCCGACCCCGCCCTCGCCTCGGCCGTCTCCAAGCTGTCCGCCTGGGCCGGCGCGGGCGCCAGGCGGGAGGAGACGAGCACGGGCAGCAAGAAGTACGCCCACGCCGACGCCATCCGGATCTTCGACGCCTGGTGGCCCAAGCTGGTGCGGGCCCAGTTCCGCCCCGGGCTGGGCGACGGGCTCTACCAGGCGCTGGTCAACGCCCTGCAGATCAACGAGTCGCCGTCCGGGCACCAGCAGGGCGACGTCTCCTCGCTGCCCGGCTCGGCCAACGAGGCGCAGCCCCACAAGGGGTCGTCGTTCCAGTACGGCTGGTGGGGCTACGTGGACAAGGACATCCGGGCCGTGCTCGGCGACCCGGTGGCCGCTCCCCTGCCGGCCAAGTATTGCGGGGCGACCGTGGCGGCCTGCCGTACGGTCCTGCTCGACAGCCTGGCGGCGGCGCTGGCCGAACCGGCGGCGACGACCTATCCGGGTGACGACTCCTGCTCGGCGGGCGACCAGTGGTGCGCCGACGCGGTACGGCAGTCGCCGCTCGGCGGCGTCAAGCACTCGCTGATCTCCTGGCAGAACCGGCCGACCTATCAGCAGGTGGTCTCGTTCCCCGCGCACCGCGGCGACGACGTGACCGACCTCGCCCTGGGCCGTACGGCGAGCGCGTCGAGCACGCAGGACTCCTACACCCCGGCCAAGGCCGTGGACGGCGACCCGGCGAGCCGGTGGGCCAGCGGGTGGAGCGACAACCAGTACATCCAGGTCGATCTCGGCTCGCTGAAGTCCGTGGGACGGGTGATCCTGCGCTGGGAGACGGCCTACGGCTCGTCGTACCGGATCCAGGCCTCGGCGGACGGCTCCACGTGGACCACCGTCGCGCAGACGACCACGGGCGACGGCGGCGTGGACAACGTCGCGTTCGCCCCGACCGGGGCGCGCTATGTGCGGATGCAGGGCGTCAAGCGCGGCACCGGCTACGGCTACTCGCTGTACTCCTTCGAGGTGTACGGCAGGTAG